GCACCTTCCGATACGACGAGATACACCGCCGTGCCTGGTTTGCGAAGATTTGAGAAGTCGATTAGATGGCAGCCTGCTTTGACTTCTTCAGCGGTCGGCTGCATCGTGACCATCCGGGCGGGAGCGAGAGTGAAAGGCCGGAGCTTATTGTAGAGCCCGATCAGTATCGATCCGCGTGTCTGGATAGGAGCCTGTCGAAACGCAAGATAGGCCTGTTTTGCGTAGAGGCTCGGCGAGCTTTCCATCGCTTTTGCGAAATCGTCATTACCGTCTTTCCAAGCGAAAGAAGGAAGTCCGCCGCAAATGCCGGGATAGCTTTCTCCCTATACACCTCGGCAATATGAAGAAGGATGGCGGTCAAAGCTATTTGTTCGGCATCACCCCAGAACGGATCGGCGTTCGTCCGGCGACGGTTTTCGATCCCGAGCATCATCCCCGCAACCTGGCACGCAAAGGCGGGATCGTTCCTGCATTTCGGAACAAAGTTCCAGCGGTCGCTTTTCGTCGGATCGTTGAGGTCAAGACGAAAGATCCTTTTGGCGGAGCCTGCGGTCTGGGCGAAAAGCTCGCCCTTCGGATCGTAAACGAGTGTAGAAGACTTTCCGAGAATAGAGCGGATCATCGAGACGAAAAACGTTTTCGATTTGCCCGAGCCGGTAGGCCCGAACATTACAAAATGCCGTAGCCATTGGCTCGGTGGAAGAAACACGTCGCGGCCACGAAAAGCCTTTGCTATCGGGAGGGCATTCGTGGGGATAGGCAACCCTCGGATCTTGTTCATGAGGCCGCAGCGGACAAGATCTGTGGCCTTAGCCCATCGAGCCGAGCCGTGAGCCGTACTCATACGCCACATTCGATAATCCCAAAGCTGCCTATAAGCATCGGCAAATCCGCCTGCTATGCAGACCAGGGCCATTGCCCAGAAAGCCAGAATGATCAAACCCGGCAGGTTGAGCCGCCCACCTGCATAGATGCAAATAGCCGCACCGATGAATCCTAGGAAAACAGAGAACGCCCCATTTCCGAGATCGGCGGCCCATTGCCAGAAAGCGTTGTACGA
This sequence is a window from Acidobacteriota bacterium. Protein-coding genes within it:
- a CDS encoding type IV secretory system conjugative DNA transfer family protein codes for the protein MDRKFDASHGIPRKANEQYLPSYNAFWQWAADLGNGAFSVFLGFIGAAICIYAGGRLNLPGLIILAFWAMALVCIAGGFADAYRQLWDYRMWRMSTAHGSARWAKATDLVRCGLMNKIRGLPIPTNALPIAKAFRGRDVFLPPSQWLRHFVMFGPTGSGKSKTFFVSMIRSILGKSSTLVYDPKGELFAQTAGSAKRIFRLDLNDPTKSDRWNFVPKCRNDPAFACQVAGMMLGIENRRRTNADPFWGDAEQIALTAILLHIAEVYREKAIPAFAADFLLSLGKTVMTISQKRWKARRASTQNRPILRFDRLLSRHADRY